In Labilibaculum sp. DW002, one DNA window encodes the following:
- a CDS encoding carboxypeptidase-like regulatory domain-containing protein, which translates to MKTKIRYYLAVILSAFLLFSFTNSMAAEGTKKKKEKTKVQQVIDTLKYNVYKGKIQDKDTNEPLMFATITVKGVNVATVSNNEGEFLLKIAKDLPVSEIEVSYIGYKNLEYPINSLKAKRNILKLQSVSVPLGEINIYPMDPIFLVKSILAKVSENYAKNPNMMKGFYRETVKKNRTYVAISEAVVNIHKAGYRQLREDQVQIYKGRKSQDVKKMDTLLFKLQGGPTTSLLLDIVKNPYNLLSPDFITNYDFSIKSVTKINGKIHYVVEFKQKEDIDLPLYYGLLYIESTNLALASAKFSMNLSNETEASRMFIKRKPAGVKVTPSSADYLVNYHEKDGKWYFNYARGEVNFKCNWKRKLFNTNYSAMTEIAITDRNEENIIRFKGFEKFKSNQIMTEEVSNFADANFWGAYNTIEPDQSIESAIKKLKRKAR; encoded by the coding sequence ATGAAAACAAAAATTAGATATTACCTCGCAGTTATCCTTTCTGCATTTTTGTTATTCTCTTTCACCAATTCAATGGCCGCTGAGGGTACAAAGAAAAAGAAAGAAAAGACCAAAGTACAACAAGTAATAGATACTTTAAAGTATAACGTATATAAAGGTAAAATTCAAGATAAAGACACGAATGAGCCTTTAATGTTTGCAACCATTACGGTAAAAGGCGTTAATGTTGCAACCGTTTCAAATAACGAAGGAGAGTTTCTTTTGAAAATTGCAAAAGATCTACCGGTAAGTGAAATTGAAGTAAGTTATATTGGATACAAAAATCTAGAATACCCTATTAACTCTTTAAAGGCAAAAAGAAATATTCTCAAATTACAATCTGTGTCAGTTCCATTGGGCGAGATTAATATTTATCCTATGGATCCTATTTTTCTTGTAAAAAGTATTCTTGCAAAAGTTTCAGAAAACTATGCAAAGAATCCGAATATGATGAAAGGATTTTATCGAGAAACCGTTAAAAAGAACAGAACATATGTAGCTATATCTGAAGCTGTGGTAAACATACACAAAGCTGGATACAGACAATTAAGAGAAGATCAAGTTCAAATTTACAAAGGTCGAAAGAGTCAAGATGTAAAGAAAATGGATACGCTATTATTCAAGTTACAAGGTGGTCCAACTACTTCACTTCTTTTGGATATTGTGAAAAATCCATACAATCTTTTATCGCCTGATTTTATCACCAATTATGACTTCTCTATTAAATCAGTAACAAAAATTAATGGTAAAATTCATTATGTAGTTGAATTCAAACAAAAAGAGGACATTGATTTACCATTATACTACGGTTTATTATATATTGAATCGACTAATTTGGCTTTAGCAAGTGCTAAATTCAGCATGAACCTAAGTAATGAAACTGAGGCTAGTAGAATGTTCATTAAAAGGAAACCAGCAGGCGTAAAAGTAACTCCAAGTTCTGCCGATTACTTGGTAAATTACCATGAAAAAGATGGGAAATGGTATTTCAACTATGCCAGAGGAGAAGTTAATTTTAAGTGCAACTGGAAGCGTAAACTGTTTAATACCAATTACTCTGCAATGACTGAAATTGCAATTACCGATCGAAACGAAGAGAATATTATTCGCTTTAAAGGATTTGAAAAATTTAAATCAAACCAGATTATGACCGAAGAGGTAAGTAATTTTGCGGATGCAAACTTCTGGGGAGCTTACAACACAATTGAACCTGATCAATCTATTGAATCTGCAATTAAAAAACTAAAAAGAAAAGCTAGATAA
- a CDS encoding DEAD/DEAH box helicase, translated as MKFSQYSFSPDIKKNLEGLGFNRPTDIQYKAIPPIVRGEDVLAIAQTGTGKTAAFAIPIIDKLHKSKKSRRSEEIKCVVMVPTRELAIQITEVFQELGKHTKVTSFCVFGGVEQAPQIASLEDGIDILITTPGRMFDLVSQGHIYLDKVETLVLDEADHMLDLGFIKDIQDLIRYLPKKRQTLFFSATITPKIKKLAYSLVRSAIRIQISPKDPVSKNVEHGVAFVSMDDKRFFLERLIKEHIDSKILVFVRTKIRAERVHKAMERVDIISQTIHGDRNQDDRLLALEAFKSGKVKVLIATDVSARGIDIANVDYVVNYDMPDVAENYVHRVGRTGRGVQKGLAISFCCPEEEQNLLTDIQEYTGTEIQVMDISKGEYTATIDFSEDYSKSLKELMDEAEDFMQTPKKKNAKKKAVKKPKKKKK; from the coding sequence ATGAAATTTAGTCAATATAGTTTTTCCCCAGATATCAAGAAGAATTTAGAAGGTTTAGGTTTTAACAGACCTACCGATATTCAATACAAAGCTATACCTCCAATTGTAAGAGGTGAAGATGTGCTGGCTATTGCCCAAACTGGTACCGGAAAAACAGCTGCTTTTGCAATTCCTATTATAGACAAATTGCATAAAAGCAAAAAAAGTAGACGCAGCGAAGAGATCAAATGCGTTGTTATGGTGCCTACTCGTGAGCTTGCCATTCAAATTACAGAAGTTTTTCAAGAACTTGGCAAACATACAAAGGTGACAAGTTTTTGTGTTTTTGGCGGCGTAGAACAAGCTCCTCAGATTGCAAGTTTGGAAGACGGCATTGATATTCTTATTACCACACCTGGAAGAATGTTCGATTTAGTTAGTCAAGGTCATATTTATTTGGACAAAGTTGAAACTTTAGTTCTCGATGAAGCCGATCACATGTTGGATTTAGGTTTTATTAAAGACATTCAAGATTTAATACGATATCTTCCTAAGAAACGTCAAACCTTGTTTTTTTCGGCTACGATCACTCCTAAAATTAAAAAACTTGCCTATTCGCTTGTTAGAAGTGCTATTCGCATCCAAATTTCTCCAAAAGATCCTGTTTCAAAGAATGTAGAACATGGAGTTGCTTTTGTTAGTATGGATGATAAACGCTTCTTTTTAGAGCGCTTAATAAAAGAGCATATCGACAGTAAGATTCTTGTTTTTGTACGTACAAAAATTAGAGCTGAAAGAGTTCATAAAGCTATGGAACGGGTTGATATTATCAGCCAAACGATTCATGGAGATCGTAACCAAGATGATCGTTTGCTTGCTCTAGAGGCTTTCAAATCAGGTAAAGTTAAAGTTTTAATTGCAACAGATGTAAGTGCACGTGGTATCGATATCGCAAATGTAGATTATGTGGTAAACTACGATATGCCAGATGTGGCAGAAAATTACGTTCACCGTGTAGGTAGAACTGGTCGTGGAGTTCAAAAAGGGTTGGCGATTTCATTTTGCTGTCCTGAAGAAGAACAAAATTTACTAACAGATATACAAGAATATACAGGAACAGAAATTCAAGTAATGGATATCTCTAAGGGAGAATATACTGCCACCATTGATTTCTCGGAAGATTATTCTAAAAGCTTGAAAGAACTGATGGATGAAGCAGAAGACTTCATGCAAACTCCAAAAAAGAAAAACGCTAAAAAGAAGGCGGTTAAGAAACCAAAGAAGAAGAAAAAATAA
- a CDS encoding FecR family protein → MKEKTSHTIEWEIISKYLSGEMSAEEKLNFEKLMDSNPEYAEIVAASNKDLELIQDVKEIQQKFKVDSAWTNVRSKLSESKLDNSKNTISIFSAQNARRIVQLAAMVVITIGLGLASYHIYTDKIAPYQSISSELNESGKTITLADGSSITLNGKSSLTYPRIFGSNERRVKLTGEAFFDIAKNPNKPFIISVENAEIKVLGTSFNVNATTNHVEVLVETGKVKFSLVKDPNKAILLEKGDFGVLSENLLNKTSQNDENYLSWKTQLMVFKAMSLHNVAKVINRTYQVNIQFSDTAIQKLPITTTFNQTPLDEVLESLCRPHNLSYEKSGVRIIIKKELK, encoded by the coding sequence ATGAAAGAAAAAACGTCACATACAATTGAGTGGGAAATCATTTCGAAATACTTGAGTGGAGAAATGAGTGCAGAGGAGAAATTAAACTTTGAAAAGTTAATGGATTCCAATCCTGAATATGCAGAAATCGTAGCTGCATCAAATAAAGATTTGGAACTAATTCAGGATGTAAAAGAAATTCAACAAAAATTCAAGGTCGATTCTGCCTGGACAAATGTTAGATCGAAATTAAGCGAGTCTAAATTAGACAACTCAAAAAATACAATCAGCATTTTTTCAGCTCAAAATGCGAGAAGAATAGTTCAGCTTGCGGCTATGGTAGTAATTACAATCGGACTTGGCTTGGCTTCTTACCATATCTATACCGATAAAATAGCTCCTTATCAGAGTATCAGCTCCGAACTAAACGAAAGTGGCAAAACAATTACCTTAGCCGATGGATCAAGCATAACGCTTAACGGAAAGTCTAGCCTGACTTATCCAAGAATTTTCGGGAGCAACGAAAGACGAGTGAAATTAACCGGGGAAGCATTTTTTGACATTGCAAAAAATCCGAACAAACCATTTATTATTTCGGTTGAAAATGCTGAGATTAAAGTTTTAGGAACATCATTTAATGTAAATGCTACTACTAATCATGTCGAGGTTCTTGTGGAAACAGGAAAAGTTAAATTTTCGCTTGTTAAAGATCCTAATAAAGCAATTTTACTTGAAAAAGGTGACTTTGGTGTATTAAGTGAAAATCTACTTAATAAAACATCCCAGAATGATGAAAATTACCTTTCATGGAAAACTCAATTGATGGTATTTAAAGCTATGAGCTTGCATAATGTAGCCAAAGTAATTAACCGTACCTATCAAGTAAACATTCAATTTAGCGATACCGCCATTCAAAAACTACCTATAACTACCACATTTAATCAAACTCCACTTGATGAGGTCTTAGAGAGTCTTTGTCGTCCACATAATTTAAGTTACGAAAAGAGTGGAGTTCGTATTATCATTAAAAAAGAATTAAAATAA
- a CDS encoding lysylphosphatidylglycerol synthase transmembrane domain-containing protein translates to MGSKIKSIVQNSLGLIIGSVFLFLTLREKPMGPVWESLANADYFFILLSFVCLFIVFYLRALRWKLLIEESGETPKSDKVLTSILIGYFVNSFTPKFGEIIRCTSLQKTTKVPVAVSMGSMMAERAYDLLILGLGVFTIFWIELDRLQVIIDSTIGGISHIYGYRYLYVFPIAFVVLLLLFLISLRRLKKSERRIVKKPIEFLQSMFLSLKQGLLLKKRIQFIILTLLIWIFLVLLNYIYLLCLPETSSYSIGFALIILFIGGIGWALPSPGGIGTTHFFLLQLFLAYQLDPNAGISFGILSNGLTFIGTIILGGYGYFRYWVEIKAKNKIKTS, encoded by the coding sequence ATGGGGAGTAAAATAAAAAGCATAGTACAAAATTCACTTGGACTTATAATTGGTTCTGTATTTCTGTTTCTCACATTGCGTGAAAAACCAATGGGACCTGTATGGGAAAGTCTAGCGAATGCCGATTATTTTTTCATCTTACTTAGCTTCGTATGTTTATTTATCGTTTTCTATTTAAGAGCTCTACGTTGGAAATTATTAATCGAAGAGTCTGGAGAAACACCAAAATCAGATAAAGTTTTAACCTCGATCTTAATAGGCTACTTTGTAAACAGTTTCACTCCAAAATTCGGCGAAATTATTCGTTGTACATCACTTCAAAAAACGACAAAAGTACCTGTTGCAGTTTCCATGGGAAGTATGATGGCGGAAAGAGCCTACGATTTGTTAATTCTTGGCTTAGGTGTATTTACCATTTTTTGGATTGAATTAGATCGCCTACAAGTCATAATAGATTCTACAATTGGTGGAATTTCTCACATTTACGGCTACCGATATTTATATGTATTTCCGATTGCCTTTGTAGTTCTTCTTCTTTTATTCTTAATTAGCTTACGCAGATTAAAGAAATCTGAAAGGCGTATCGTGAAAAAGCCTATTGAGTTTTTACAAAGTATGTTTTTGTCCTTAAAACAAGGATTACTTCTAAAAAAAAGAATCCAATTTATAATCTTAACACTTCTGATTTGGATATTCTTGGTCCTTCTAAACTACATCTATTTACTTTGCTTGCCTGAAACTTCAAGTTATTCAATTGGCTTTGCCTTGATAATTTTATTCATTGGCGGCATTGGTTGGGCACTTCCAAGTCCAGGAGGAATAGGTACAACTCATTTTTTTCTACTTCAATTATTTTTAGCCTATCAATTGGACCCAAATGCTGGCATTAGTTTTGGAATTCTTTCAAATGGATTAACATTTATAGGTACAATTATTCTTGGTGGTTATGGATATTTCCGATATTGGGTAGAAATAAAGGCGAAAAATAAAATAAAAACGTCCTAA
- a CDS encoding carboxypeptidase-like regulatory domain-containing protein — MKTKKEHIQYICNTLLKSMLIVSICLTSFQLSAQENLLQNKTTVRFSELSITDALDTLAAKNNCYFTYNSNLFSKEKKVSLEEIDTPLNIILRKLIPDTSLNFQLVNKHIIIVPNNYKKSKALTTDLIPYLSYRKISGKITDQNSKTGLPYASLGLRGKHVGTITNQDGDFTLTLSSNNIHDTLVVSYVGYKNTEIPVSEITENKIHIKLKEDFISLQEVIIRNKEPKSLIRAAINKIEKNYPQKPTNITSFYRESVLKNNKYMIYLESILEIYKPSYDRIDHKDKVKIFKSRKIYDVSRLDTISFRLKGGIQGCLFLDIIKHTPEFLDPEYMHFYNYHLSDISSFDNKPVYVIEFRPKPNLSTPLMEGKIIIATRSLAIISAEFGYNPDRLHEITRQFISKGNAKTKVKALHVDYAVNYRQIDGKYYLNHSLGNLKFKVRNRKKLFSQSFSTSFEMATTKLDTTNIRRYKFRETISPETIMSTENLTYDQNFWGNQTFIKPEKNIKEAIKRISSSMQQVAMDTQEEE, encoded by the coding sequence ATGAAAACTAAAAAAGAACATATCCAATACATTTGTAATACTTTGTTAAAGAGTATGCTTATTGTATCCATATGTCTTACAAGTTTTCAACTTTCTGCTCAAGAAAATCTATTACAGAATAAAACTACTGTACGTTTTTCAGAACTTTCTATTACTGATGCTTTAGATACTTTAGCCGCAAAAAACAATTGCTATTTCACCTACAATTCCAATTTATTTTCGAAAGAGAAAAAGGTTAGCTTAGAAGAAATAGACACTCCTCTCAACATTATCTTACGAAAGCTTATTCCAGATACGAGTCTCAACTTTCAGCTTGTTAATAAGCATATTATAATTGTTCCGAACAATTACAAAAAGAGCAAAGCACTTACGACTGATCTAATTCCATACCTATCTTATCGTAAGATTAGTGGAAAAATTACGGATCAAAATTCAAAAACTGGTTTGCCATATGCTAGTTTGGGGTTAAGAGGAAAACATGTAGGTACAATAACCAATCAGGATGGCGATTTTACGCTTACTCTATCATCCAACAATATTCATGATACTTTAGTTGTATCCTACGTAGGATATAAAAACACAGAAATACCAGTCTCCGAAATCACGGAAAACAAAATTCATATTAAACTAAAAGAAGATTTTATTTCGCTTCAGGAAGTTATTATTCGAAACAAGGAACCAAAATCTTTGATAAGAGCCGCGATTAATAAAATAGAAAAGAATTACCCTCAAAAACCAACTAATATCACATCCTTTTACAGAGAATCGGTACTTAAGAACAACAAGTATATGATTTACCTGGAATCTATTTTAGAAATCTACAAACCTTCTTATGATAGAATCGATCATAAAGACAAAGTCAAAATATTTAAAAGTCGCAAAATATATGATGTTTCGCGTTTAGACACCATCTCATTCAGATTAAAAGGAGGAATACAAGGTTGTTTATTTTTAGATATCATTAAACACACACCAGAATTCTTGGACCCAGAATACATGCATTTTTACAACTACCATTTGTCAGATATAAGTAGTTTTGACAATAAGCCCGTTTACGTTATCGAGTTCAGGCCTAAACCTAATTTATCGACTCCATTAATGGAAGGGAAAATAATAATTGCCACAAGATCATTGGCAATTATTAGTGCCGAATTTGGCTATAACCCAGATCGATTACATGAAATTACGAGACAATTTATTAGCAAAGGAAATGCCAAAACAAAGGTTAAAGCCTTACATGTAGATTATGCTGTTAACTACCGTCAAATAGATGGTAAATATTACTTAAATCACAGTTTAGGGAACTTAAAATTTAAGGTTCGAAATAGAAAAAAACTATTTTCGCAAAGTTTTTCAACATCTTTCGAAATGGCAACCACAAAATTGGATACAACAAATATCAGAAGATATAAATTCCGAGAAACAATATCACCCGAAACCATAATGTCGACGGAAAACTTAACCTACGATCAGAATTTCTGGGGAAACCAAACCTTTATCAAACCAGAAAAGAACATCAAGGAAGCAATTAAAAGAATTAGCAGTAGCATGCAACAAGTGGCAATGGATACTCAAGAGGAAGAATAA
- a CDS encoding RNA polymerase sigma-70 factor, whose product MSEEKETILQNIQNGNLQEFEKLFKEYYPLLCHYALRFVKDSDQAEEIVQELFCQLWENRKELKIHTSLKAYLYKSTYFNSLQVLRKRGIKNQYVDYVKNHKSEQSQPNNLVEENEIYNIIQRTLIKLPSRCGQIFKMSRFEGLKYQEIADQLSISVKTVEANMGKALKAFRKNLKDYVGIIVL is encoded by the coding sequence ATGTCGGAAGAAAAAGAAACGATACTACAGAACATACAAAATGGTAATTTACAGGAGTTTGAAAAACTGTTTAAAGAATATTACCCTTTGCTATGTCATTACGCTCTTAGGTTTGTAAAAGATTCAGACCAAGCTGAAGAAATTGTTCAGGAATTGTTTTGTCAATTATGGGAAAATAGAAAAGAATTAAAAATTCATACTTCACTAAAAGCCTATTTGTACAAATCAACCTATTTTAATAGCCTTCAGGTACTAAGAAAAAGAGGAATAAAAAACCAATACGTTGATTACGTTAAAAATCACAAGTCTGAACAAAGTCAGCCAAATAATTTAGTTGAAGAAAATGAAATCTATAATATCATACAGAGAACCCTAATCAAACTGCCTAGTCGTTGTGGACAGATATTTAAAATGAGTAGATTTGAAGGCTTGAAGTATCAGGAAATTGCTGATCAATTATCAATATCAGTAAAAACTGTTGAAGCAAACATGGGAAAAGCTTTAAAAGCTTTTCGTAAGAATTTAAAAGATTACGTTGGAATTATTGTGCTATAA
- the nadA gene encoding quinolinate synthase NadA — protein MRDKVLKLAKEKNAIILAHYYQTPDIQEIADFKGDSLALAQHAAKADADIILFAGVHFMGETAKILNPTRKVLIPDLEAGCSLAESCPGDDFAKFKAKYPDHIVISYINCSAEIKTLSDVICTSGNAVQIVESFPKDQKIIFAPDKNLGRYINEVTGREMILWDGSCEVHDILSAEKIMQMKIENPDATLIAHPECPHPVLILADFVGSTTAMLNYTKNSDSKKFIVATETGILHQMQKDSPEKEFLIVPADESCSCNDCAYMKLNTMEKIYLALKNEKPEINLPDEIMDKAKAPLVRMLELSRHLIK, from the coding sequence ATGAGAGATAAGGTCTTAAAATTAGCAAAAGAAAAGAATGCTATTATATTAGCGCACTATTATCAAACTCCAGATATACAAGAAATAGCCGACTTTAAAGGTGACAGTTTAGCACTGGCACAACATGCTGCTAAAGCTGATGCGGATATTATTTTATTTGCCGGTGTTCATTTTATGGGCGAAACGGCTAAAATTTTAAACCCCACAAGAAAAGTTCTGATTCCTGATTTAGAAGCAGGTTGTTCGCTTGCAGAGTCCTGTCCCGGAGATGATTTTGCCAAATTTAAAGCAAAATATCCCGATCATATTGTGATCTCCTATATCAATTGTTCTGCTGAAATTAAAACACTTTCAGATGTCATCTGCACCTCGGGTAATGCGGTACAGATTGTTGAATCTTTTCCTAAAGATCAAAAAATTATATTTGCACCGGACAAAAACCTGGGACGCTATATTAACGAAGTTACAGGTCGGGAAATGATTCTTTGGGATGGATCTTGCGAGGTACACGATATTTTATCTGCTGAGAAAATTATGCAAATGAAGATAGAAAACCCGGATGCGACGCTTATTGCTCATCCTGAATGTCCACACCCGGTATTAATACTAGCTGATTTTGTCGGTTCAACCACAGCCATGCTTAATTATACAAAGAATTCTGATTCGAAAAAATTTATCGTAGCAACTGAAACCGGTATTCTGCATCAGATGCAAAAGGACTCCCCTGAAAAAGAATTTTTAATTGTTCCTGCTGATGAATCTTGCTCGTGTAACGATTGTGCTTATATGAAATTGAATACCATGGAAAAAATCTATCTGGCCCTTAAAAACGAAAAGCCTGAAATAAATCTTCCTGACGAAATTATGGACAAAGCAAAAGCTCCACTCGTGCGCATGCTCGAATTATCGAGACATTTAATAAAATAA
- a CDS encoding DUF819 domain-containing protein — translation MQSLISPENNLVLFFVVAGAAAFGIYSEQKKWFGKLSGILVTMISMSILAMLGVLPVASNPNVKVEVYDMVFTYFIPISIPMLLFSSNLLKIVKESGKLLLAYTIGAIGIVLGCFLAFSLIDLGEDAGNTAGVIAATLIGGSVNFIAAAESLNFSTNPMFTATIAVDNLVSNLYTLFLFLTPSLMFLARFFVKPKKENQVEDTKAIEKAKFPMTLERIAVSVFIAALIAGLGNLLAPYLQSLLHTKLNLSILVITVLAVLAANLFPKRLKPLEDTAFSLGLWMMYIFLAVIGAATNMTQIFSIGPAVLGFYLTIMIFHFLFMMALAKLFKLDVYEVVISSAANIMGPSVAAPMAASMGQKKLVTPAILVGILGYIIGTFIGVSIAIYLT, via the coding sequence ATGCAATCACTAATCTCTCCCGAAAACAATTTGGTTTTGTTCTTCGTGGTAGCAGGTGCTGCAGCTTTTGGTATCTATTCTGAACAAAAAAAATGGTTTGGAAAACTATCGGGTATTCTTGTTACCATGATATCCATGTCTATATTAGCCATGTTGGGCGTTCTTCCTGTAGCTTCTAATCCCAACGTAAAAGTTGAGGTCTACGATATGGTGTTTACTTACTTCATTCCTATCTCAATCCCGATGCTTTTGTTTAGCTCCAATCTGCTGAAAATTGTAAAGGAAAGTGGTAAGCTACTTCTGGCCTACACCATAGGAGCAATTGGAATTGTATTAGGCTGTTTTCTTGCTTTTTCGTTAATCGATTTAGGCGAAGATGCCGGAAATACAGCAGGCGTTATTGCTGCAACGCTAATTGGTGGTAGTGTCAACTTTATTGCTGCAGCAGAGAGTTTAAATTTCAGTACCAACCCTATGTTTACAGCAACTATTGCTGTCGACAATTTGGTTTCGAACCTTTATACACTCTTCTTGTTCCTAACGCCATCTTTAATGTTTTTAGCTCGATTCTTTGTAAAACCTAAAAAAGAGAATCAAGTTGAAGACACTAAAGCAATAGAAAAAGCTAAATTTCCGATGACTTTAGAACGAATAGCTGTTTCAGTATTTATTGCTGCACTTATAGCTGGATTGGGGAACCTTTTAGCTCCATACCTTCAAAGTCTATTGCACACAAAACTAAACTTAAGTATACTCGTAATTACCGTTTTAGCGGTGCTTGCTGCGAACCTGTTCCCAAAGAGATTAAAACCTTTGGAAGATACCGCATTCTCACTTGGCTTGTGGATGATGTACATCTTTTTAGCTGTAATTGGTGCCGCTACTAACATGACACAAATTTTTAGTATAGGCCCAGCAGTATTAGGCTTTTACTTAACGATTATGATCTTCCATTTCTTATTTATGATGGCCTTAGCAAAACTCTTTAAATTAGATGTTTACGAAGTAGTTATTTCTTCAGCTGCGAATATTATGGGCCCTTCGGTTGCAGCACCAATGGCTGCCTCTATGGGACAAAAGAAATTAGTAACTCCTGCAATTCTGGTTGGCATATTAGGTTATATCATAGGAACCTTTATTGGTGTTTCAATTGCTATTTACCTTACCTAA
- a CDS encoding RNA polymerase sigma-70 factor, which yields MEHTLQNHSYEKLTEANIEALFKEHYSILTAYANKFLTDLDDSREIVQDVFVKLFDNKDSIKIHTSAKAHLFTSVRNSCLNTIKQRKNHATHHENIKYLSSGVSMQADKILEQTELEHEIFKAIDELPEQCQRIFKLNRFDGFTNQEIADQLGISKRTVETQISKALKTLRVKIGPSMAKLLIIFLLNALK from the coding sequence ATGGAACACACATTACAAAACCATTCATACGAAAAGCTAACAGAAGCAAATATAGAAGCACTTTTTAAAGAGCACTATTCTATTTTAACCGCCTATGCAAACAAATTCCTCACAGATTTGGATGATTCAAGAGAAATTGTTCAAGATGTTTTTGTAAAACTCTTCGATAATAAAGATTCAATTAAGATTCACACATCGGCTAAAGCACATCTGTTTACTTCTGTTCGCAATTCTTGCTTAAATACCATTAAGCAGCGGAAAAATCATGCAACACATCACGAGAACATTAAATATTTGAGTTCAGGCGTAAGCATGCAAGCAGATAAAATTCTTGAGCAAACAGAACTAGAACATGAAATTTTTAAAGCGATAGATGAACTGCCAGAACAATGCCAACGCATCTTCAAACTAAATCGCTTTGATGGTTTTACCAACCAGGAAATAGCTGATCAGTTAGGTATTTCGAAGAGAACTGTGGAAACGCAAATCTCAAAAGCGCTAAAAACCTTACGAGTTAAAATTGGCCCATCAATGGCAAAACTTCTAATCATCTTCCTTTTAAATGCCTTGAAATAA
- a CDS encoding DUF5655 domain-containing protein has protein sequence MPYTCPTCKRVLSGPNQYHSCFITDKETHLNKMNSEIEALYESLLSHLQSFDGIEIIYLKTCIQFKIGATFLSVYPKKDRLDLEFQLTREEDQFPIYICKRISKNRVLHRIAIAEIADFDQQLRNWLLEAYHTIKKR, from the coding sequence ATGCCCTACACTTGTCCTACGTGCAAAAGAGTCCTATCAGGTCCAAATCAATATCATTCTTGTTTTATTACTGATAAAGAAACTCATTTGAACAAAATGAATTCGGAAATTGAAGCTTTATATGAATCGCTTCTCTCCCATCTTCAATCTTTCGATGGAATTGAAATCATCTACCTCAAAACTTGTATTCAATTTAAGATTGGTGCTACATTTTTATCTGTTTACCCTAAAAAAGACAGATTGGATCTAGAATTTCAATTAACAAGAGAAGAAGATCAATTCCCTATTTATATTTGCAAAAGGATATCAAAAAATAGAGTTCTTCATCGTATTGCAATTGCAGAAATAGCAGATTTTGACCAACAATTACGAAATTGGCTCTTGGAAGCTTATCATACAATAAAAAAGAGATAA